The DNA segment GCTCAACCTCCGCCCGGCCATCACCAGCCTCGGTGCGCTCCTGGAGGAGGTCCGCGACGGCCTGGGCATGAGCGGCACCGTCGCCGGACTGCTGACCTCCGTACCCGCGCTCTGCTTCGCCGCCTTCGGCATCGCCGCACCCCGCCTGGCCAGGCGCTTCGGGCCCGCCGCTGTCGTCTGCGCCGGCATGGTCGCGATCGCCGCGGGCGTCGCGGTGCGGCCCTTCGCCGGCGGCACCGGCGGCTTCCTCGCCGCCAGCGCGCTCGCCCTGGCCGGCATCGCGGTCAGCAACGTCCTGATGCCGGTCGTCATCAAGAGCTGGTTCGCCGACCGGGTCGGTTCGATGACCGGTCTCTACTCCATGGCGCTGGCCCTGGGCACCTCGCTCGCCGCGGCGCTCACCGTGCCCATGACCGGTGCGCTGGGCGGCAGTTGGCAGACCGGTCTGGCGGTGTGGGCGGTGCTCGCCGTGGTCGCGGTGCTGCCCTGGCTCGTGGTCGCCCGGCAGCGCGCGGGCGCCGGCCGGCCGGCCGCGGACGGCCCGGCGCGCACCTCCGGGAACCCCGTACGGATCACCTCCTCGCCGACCGCCTGGGCGCTGGCCGTCTTCTTCGGCCTGCAGGCCACCGCCGCCTACATCACGATGGGCTGGATGCCGCAGATCTTCCGCGACGCCGGGGTCTCGGCGGGCACCGCGGGGGTGCTGCTGGCGGTCACGATGGTGATGGGCGTCCCGCTCTCCTTCGTCCTGCCGCGGCTGGCGTCCCGGATGCGGCACCAGGGGCCGCTCGCGGTGCTGCTGGGCCTGTGCGGCCTGGCCGGTTACGCCGGGCTGTGGCTGGCGCCGGCCGCCGGCGCCTGGGCCTGGGCGCTGCTCATGGGCATCTCCAACTGCGCCTTCCCGCTGGCCCTGACGATGATCGGGATGCGGGCGACCAGCTCCGCCGGGGTCGTCAAGCTCTCGGCCTTCGTGCAGAGCGTCGGCTATCTGATCTCCATCCCCGGACCGCTGCTGGTCGGCACGCTCTACCAGCACAGCGGCGGCTGGGGGCTGCCGATCGCCCTGATGGCCGGGCTGATGGTGCCGCAGATCGCGGTGGGCGTGCTGGCCGGGCGGGACCGCCGGATCGAGGACGAGACCTGAGTGCGACACTGGGCGCATGCCAGTGCTCGAACCGAATCCGCAGGGCAGCCAGAAGAAGCTGCTCCTCGTCCTGGGCGTCATGCTCGGCGTGACCGTCGTCGTCGCGATCATCGCGAGTATCGCGGCGCCGTAGCGCGCCTGAGGCCCGTCCCCTAGGGGACGGGCCTCAGGGGTGAGTGGGTGGCTTCCCTGATGGGAACGGCCGCCGGGGGCCCGTAGCTTCGACGTACACCGCCCGCAGCGGTGGGCGCGCCGCATGCCCGCGGCCGCGCAGGTCCCCCTCGCGCCCCGGAGGCGATCCGCATGCCCGCCGCGTCCAGCCGGTCACCCGCAGCCAAGGCTCCCCGCCTGCGGACGCGCCTGCCGTGGTGGGCACTGACCCTGCCGGTGCTCTCCTTCGCCCTCCTGCTGGCACTCGTCGCGAGCCCCGCCGAGGCGCGGGCGGTGAGCGTCCCGCAGGGCCTCGGTCCGCTGCTGGAACTCCTGGCCGCGCTCGTGCGCGGCGGCGCCTGATGTCCGCCCGCCGCCCCTGTCCCGCCCGGCGGAACGAGCACTTCAACACCCCGCGCCCCGCGCCGCCTTTCGTGCGAAGCTGGGACCCATGAGCGCCGATACACCCCGCCGGATTGTCCTCCTCCGACACGCCAAGGCCGAATGGTCGGAGACCAGCGATCATGAGCGTCCGCTCGCCGAGCGCGGCCGCAAGGATGCCCCGGTCGCCGGCCGCTGGCTGGCCGGAGCCGGGATCACCCCCGATCTGACCCTGTGCTCGACGTCCGCGCGCACCCGCGAGACATGGAAGCTCGCCGTCCACGAGCTGCCGCAGCGGCCCAAGACCGTCTACGAGGAGCGGATCTACGAAGCCTCCCTGGGCGAGCTCATCGCGCTGCTGAACGAGACCTCCGACGACGTCACCGACCTGATGCTGGTCGGCCACAACCCCGGTGTGCACGCCCTCGCCGACGCGCTCTCCGGCGACGCCGAGGGCGATCTGCTGCCGCGGATGAACCGCAGCGGCTTCCCGACGGCCTCGCTGGCCGTGCTCTCCTTCAGCGGCTCCTGGAAGTCGCTCGAACACGGCGTCGGGCGCCTGGTCGCCTACTGGAGCCCCCACGAGTAACGCCGGGCCCCCGCCCCGCGCGGGGGAGCGGTAGGCACGCCGAGAGGGCCCCGGCAGACCGCTGCCGGGGCCCTCTCCTGTGCGTCGTCGGACCTCCGCCGGGGGCGGTGCCCCGCGGCCCGTGCCCGTACCCCGGCCGCGCTCCAGGCCGCGGACGCGCTCCGTACCACGGCCCGGACCCGTCGCGGCCGCCCCGGAGCGCCGCCCGGCCCGCGCCGCGCAGGCCGCTCAGCCGACGAGGGTGTCCGCCGCCTCGACCTCTTCGCGGGTGATCCCCAGCAGATACAGCACGGTGTCCAGGAACGGCACGTTCACCGCGGTGTGCGCGGCCTCCCGCACCACCGGCTTGGCGTTGAAGGCGACGCCGAGCCCGGCGGTGTTGAGCATGTCGAGGTCGTTGGCGCCGTCCCCGATCGCCACGGTCTGCGCGAGCGGCACCCCGGCCTGCTGTGCGAACTGCCGCAGCAGCCGGGCCTTGCCCGCCCGGTCCACGATGTCGCCGGTGACCCGGCCGGTGAGCTTGCCGTCGACGATCTCCAGGGTGTTGGCGGAGGCGAAGTCCAGCCCCAGCTCCTCCTGGAGCGCGTCGGTGACCTGCGTGAAACCGCCCGACACGACGCCGACTTGGTAGCCGAGCCGCTTGAGGGTCCGTACCAGGGTGCGGGCACCGGGGGTGAGCCGGACCTCCTTGCGGACGGCCTCGACCACGGACGCGTCGAGCCCGCCGAGCAGCTCGACCCGGGCGTGCAGCGACTGCTCGAAGTCCAGCTCGCCGCGCATCGCGGCGGCGGTGACCTCGGCGACCTCGGCCTCACAGCCGGCGTGCGCCGCGAACAGCTCGATGACCTCGTCCTGGATGAGCGTCGAGTCGACGTCCATGACGACCAGCCGCTGCGCCCGGCGCTGCAGCCCGGCCGCCACCACCGCGACATCCACGCCGAGCCGCGCGGCCTCGGGGGCCAGCACGCTGCGCAGCGCCTCGGTCGCCGCACCGGACACCGCGAACTCGACGGCGGTCACCGGATACTTGGCGAGACGGAAGATGCGGTCGATGTTGCCGCCGGTGCCCGTTATGGCGGCGGCGATCGCGGCGGCGGTCTCCGCGGTGAGCGGATGCCCCAGCACGGTGACGTGCGAACGCCCGGTGCCGCGCGGCCGGTTGTCACCGCGGCCGGAGATGATCTCCGCCTGGAGGTTCAGCGATTCGGCCCAGCTGTGCACGGTGGCCCGCAGGTCGCCTTCGGAGGAGCCGGAGGAGCCCTCGGCGGGGGAGGGGGCGGTGACCAGCGCGCACAGCGTGATGCGCCCCCGGGTCACCATTTGTTCGATGTCCACGACATCGACGGAGTAGGCAGCGAGGGTGTCGAAGAGACCTGCGGTGATGCCGGGCCGGTCCTTCCCGAAGATCTTCACGAGAAGGGTCGGTACGTCATCGCCCGGTACGGCGGTGGCAGGCGGGGTCTGCGATGCGCTCATGGTGCCCTTACGGTAACCGCCGGGCGGCCGCCGCCGTACGCGTGTCCGGGGTTCGGACCGGCACCGCACCGTGGAGCCGCGCCCGCACCCACACCTCCGGCCTCCGGCCGCCCCTGGATCGTTATGGAGTCGTGTCCGGCTTCGCCGCGTACCGTCCCGACCAGGGGATCCGTTCGGGCGCCCAACCTCCTTGCCGGGGCGACCGGTTCGGCGCGCCCGGGGCACGCCACCGCCGCACGCCACCGCGGCGGACCGCGCCGTCGGGCGGCGCTGTGCCCGCTTCCTCCCATCATGCGGCTTCCGGTGCGGGCGCGCACGGCGTCCCCGGCGGTCCCTGCCGCATCCCCGCCGGGCCCGGCCGCCCGGAACACCCGTAATCCGGTGATCCCTGCCCTTCCGCGGCCTTCCCGCTTCCATGGGCTTTCTCCCGCTCCGGGAGTGCCCGGCGGGACCGGGGCGGACTCCCCGCACCCCGGCCCCGTCCCGGTTACCGGTCGGAGGGCCGAGCCTGAAATAGTTCCTCACGATGTTCGCCAACCCTGGACTTCCCATACAGAGGGCGTCACTCGGGGGACTATGTAATGGGGCGTGGAGTGCCTGAACTCGTACTCGAATTGAACGGTAGGACCTGGACGCTCGACCCGTCCCGGTCCTACAGCGTGGGCCGTGATCCGCAGGGCGACATGGTGCTCGACGACGCCAGGGTCTCCTGGCGGCACGCCACGG comes from the Streptomyces angustmyceticus genome and includes:
- a CDS encoding CynX/NimT family MFS transporter is translated as MADDDLATLAPAAGARTPHADRPAGGAGAPHPDPGAAAPAPDGLPATGRWLPRIVIAGLVLAALNLRPAITSLGALLEEVRDGLGMSGTVAGLLTSVPALCFAAFGIAAPRLARRFGPAAVVCAGMVAIAAGVAVRPFAGGTGGFLAASALALAGIAVSNVLMPVVIKSWFADRVGSMTGLYSMALALGTSLAAALTVPMTGALGGSWQTGLAVWAVLAVVAVLPWLVVARQRAGAGRPAADGPARTSGNPVRITSSPTAWALAVFFGLQATAAYITMGWMPQIFRDAGVSAGTAGVLLAVTMVMGVPLSFVLPRLASRMRHQGPLAVLLGLCGLAGYAGLWLAPAAGAWAWALLMGISNCAFPLALTMIGMRATSSAGVVKLSAFVQSVGYLISIPGPLLVGTLYQHSGGWGLPIALMAGLMVPQIAVGVLAGRDRRIEDET
- a CDS encoding SGM_5486 family transporter-associated protein, with the translated sequence MPVLEPNPQGSQKKLLLVLGVMLGVTVVVAIIASIAAP
- a CDS encoding SixA phosphatase family protein, which codes for MSADTPRRIVLLRHAKAEWSETSDHERPLAERGRKDAPVAGRWLAGAGITPDLTLCSTSARTRETWKLAVHELPQRPKTVYEERIYEASLGELIALLNETSDDVTDLMLVGHNPGVHALADALSGDAEGDLLPRMNRSGFPTASLAVLSFSGSWKSLEHGVGRLVAYWSPHE
- the serB gene encoding phosphoserine phosphatase SerB, with the translated sequence MSASQTPPATAVPGDDVPTLLVKIFGKDRPGITAGLFDTLAAYSVDVVDIEQMVTRGRITLCALVTAPSPAEGSSGSSEGDLRATVHSWAESLNLQAEIISGRGDNRPRGTGRSHVTVLGHPLTAETAAAIAAAITGTGGNIDRIFRLAKYPVTAVEFAVSGAATEALRSVLAPEAARLGVDVAVVAAGLQRRAQRLVVMDVDSTLIQDEVIELFAAHAGCEAEVAEVTAAAMRGELDFEQSLHARVELLGGLDASVVEAVRKEVRLTPGARTLVRTLKRLGYQVGVVSGGFTQVTDALQEELGLDFASANTLEIVDGKLTGRVTGDIVDRAGKARLLRQFAQQAGVPLAQTVAIGDGANDLDMLNTAGLGVAFNAKPVVREAAHTAVNVPFLDTVLYLLGITREEVEAADTLVG